A stretch of the Streptomyces sp. NBC_00654 genome encodes the following:
- a CDS encoding serine hydrolase, which yields MENTEMSMLATLAARTSSDTGNAPADGAGRRPAPGPKHRRWLLPAAVMTCLLLSGVGPANAADRTPADLLRAGAELGVADGYPGVIGMVRQGDTTEYVRAGVGDLSTKVPADPKAKFRIGSNTKAFTAAVLLQLEGEQRLSLDDTVARWLPGAVDANGYDGTKITVRQLLNHTSGLPEYSSSPQIAGPYLLNSNPRQTWAPQTLVDIALSQHAPNSAPGQKFGYANTNYVLAGMIIKAVTGADAAKEITRRIIEPLGLTDTGFPTTDPVIYGNHLRGYVHPVTFITYDVTVSDVQIFGPAGAMVSTLDDLAAFGRALLTGKLLAPAQMTELKTTVPANSSGTSAYGLGIQHLQLPCGKWGWGHNGAVLGYFSQWLTSEDGDKQVLHANNEFHMMGGTKGQLDTGKAAVDAFCAL from the coding sequence ATGGAGAACACAGAGATGAGCATGCTCGCCACCCTTGCGGCCCGTACCTCGTCGGACACGGGGAACGCACCTGCAGACGGCGCCGGCAGGCGGCCCGCGCCGGGGCCGAAGCACCGGCGATGGCTGCTGCCGGCCGCCGTGATGACCTGCCTCCTGCTGAGCGGTGTCGGCCCGGCGAACGCCGCGGACAGGACCCCGGCCGACCTGCTGCGGGCCGGCGCCGAACTGGGGGTCGCCGATGGATACCCGGGCGTGATCGGCATGGTGCGCCAGGGCGACACCACCGAGTACGTGCGCGCGGGCGTCGGCGATCTCTCCACCAAGGTGCCCGCCGACCCGAAGGCGAAGTTCCGGATCGGCAGCAACACCAAGGCCTTCACCGCCGCCGTACTGCTCCAGCTCGAAGGCGAGCAGCGGCTCTCCCTGGACGACACCGTTGCCCGCTGGCTCCCGGGAGCGGTCGACGCCAATGGCTACGACGGAACGAAGATCACGGTCCGTCAGCTGCTCAACCACACATCGGGCCTGCCCGAGTACTCCAGCAGTCCGCAGATCGCCGGCCCCTATCTCCTCAACTCCAACCCGCGGCAGACCTGGGCCCCGCAGACGCTGGTGGACATCGCCCTCTCGCAGCACGCCCCGAACTCCGCACCGGGCCAGAAGTTCGGCTACGCCAACACCAACTACGTGCTGGCAGGCATGATCATCAAGGCCGTCACCGGCGCCGACGCGGCCAAGGAGATCACGCGGCGCATCATCGAACCCCTGGGCCTGACCGACACCGGCTTCCCCACCACCGATCCCGTCATCTACGGCAACCACCTGCGCGGCTACGTACACCCGGTGACGTTCATCACCTACGACGTCACGGTCTCCGACGTGCAGATCTTCGGGCCCGCGGGTGCCATGGTGTCGACCCTCGACGACCTGGCGGCCTTCGGGAGGGCGCTGCTGACCGGAAAGCTGCTGGCACCCGCGCAGATGACGGAACTCAAGACCACCGTGCCCGCGAACAGTTCGGGAACGTCCGCCTACGGACTCGGAATCCAGCATCTCCAGCTGCCCTGCGGAAAGTGGGGCTGGGGGCACAACGGCGCGGTGCTCGGCTACTTCAGCCAGTGGCTGACCAGCGAGGACGGCGACAAGCAGGTGCTGCACGCGAACAACGAGTTCCACATGATGGGCGGCACCAAGGGACAGCT
- a CDS encoding helix-turn-helix domain-containing protein, producing MAEQLGPLLRRLRTRSGLTQEQMAERSGVSVRTIRRLETGKSRDHRLGTLNLLADALEAGAEDRQRLAATLTSSRTVPAPATPEPAAHVLEAVEAPEAAPVLEAVDGRPSAQRAAAPAPAPVPLPSPLSVPVPVSGNERRASPNPGVLPTAADELAREIRRRWRREEEQRRVHDPFPLPVRWQYAPSSLTDHPENIQRLPSGATSPHLDLGGDLRNVAEVYRRIPSGRLIVLGRAGSGKSILTIRFVLDFLETRAPLDRVPVIFSVGSWDPTAVALRDWLIDRLVRDHPHLTRRAPGGSTLAAALVDADLVLPVLDGFDEIAEGLRRTALEALNTTSLPLVVTCRRGEFAEAVQEAGSPLVWAAGIELGDLTLDDLTVYLPRTARPVARGHGHSDGGASWDPVLRELRAREGGTEPALARVLSTPLMITLARTMYSEAPGSDPMELLDSERFPDAHSLEEHLLAGFVPTVYRHRAAERTADGRRSPERDWGAVRAERWLGHLAHHLARLDREQQDLAWWQIGNSLPLPTRVMTVVVASAVCVAVSEWLVALLFASYTIGEVLLLGSLMGSVAGLAFGSVYGLIASFGAEEFEPAQVRLRLPGTGGGVGRRPVRTFTARFGTVLLGGFVMGVGCACALVLQRRLYHGLPLVDDAVIKGMLINMLAFGLIFGAGAGLVFGLLAALEAPLDISSAATPAGLLSSNRATVRRQVLVLVPALTLAIALVGHLVTSLLQGVLGPMNWKVSDGLVIGSVGGVGGAFSYALSFTAWGRWVVLCRIWLPLTGKLPWDTAAFLDDAYRRGVLRRAGAVYQFRHIRLQHHLGRVFREQQSGYAPATFTRRG from the coding sequence GTGGCGGAGCAGTTGGGCCCGTTGCTGCGACGGCTGCGGACCCGGTCGGGGCTGACGCAGGAGCAGATGGCGGAGCGGTCCGGGGTGAGTGTGCGCACCATCCGCAGACTGGAGACGGGCAAGTCCAGAGATCACCGGCTGGGGACGCTGAACCTCTTGGCGGATGCGCTGGAGGCCGGGGCGGAGGACCGCCAGCGGCTTGCGGCCACCCTCACGAGCTCGCGGACCGTACCGGCTCCCGCGACGCCCGAGCCGGCCGCCCATGTGCTCGAAGCGGTCGAAGCGCCGGAAGCAGCCCCCGTGCTCGAAGCGGTCGATGGCCGCCCCTCGGCACAGCGTGCCGCCGCTCCCGCTCCCGCGCCTGTTCCCCTTCCCTCTCCCCTTTCCGTTCCTGTTCCTGTTTCCGGAAATGAGCGGCGGGCGTCTCCGAATCCCGGCGTACTCCCCACCGCGGCCGACGAGTTGGCGAGGGAGATCAGGCGTCGTTGGCGACGGGAGGAGGAGCAGCGCCGGGTGCACGACCCCTTTCCCCTGCCGGTGCGCTGGCAGTACGCGCCGTCCTCACTGACCGACCACCCCGAGAACATTCAGCGCCTGCCGTCGGGAGCGACGTCCCCGCACCTGGACCTCGGCGGTGATCTGCGGAATGTGGCCGAGGTCTACCGGCGGATCCCGTCCGGGCGGCTGATCGTTCTCGGCCGGGCCGGATCGGGCAAGTCGATTCTGACGATCAGGTTCGTCCTGGACTTCCTGGAGACCCGGGCCCCTCTCGACCGGGTGCCGGTGATCTTCAGTGTCGGGTCCTGGGATCCGACGGCCGTCGCGCTGCGGGACTGGCTGATCGACCGGCTGGTGCGGGACCATCCGCACCTCACCCGGCGGGCCCCCGGCGGGTCGACGCTGGCCGCCGCCCTGGTCGACGCGGATCTCGTACTCCCGGTCCTGGACGGGTTCGACGAGATCGCGGAAGGCCTCCGGCGTACGGCGCTGGAGGCACTCAACACCACCTCTCTCCCCCTTGTGGTGACCTGTCGGCGTGGTGAGTTCGCCGAGGCGGTCCAGGAGGCCGGCTCCCCGCTGGTGTGGGCGGCCGGTATCGAACTCGGCGACCTCACCCTCGACGACCTCACCGTCTATCTGCCCCGGACGGCCCGGCCGGTCGCCCGTGGGCACGGCCACAGCGACGGTGGGGCGTCATGGGATCCCGTACTGAGGGAACTGCGTGCCCGGGAGGGCGGCACGGAGCCCGCCCTCGCCAGGGTGCTGAGCACCCCTCTCATGATCACCCTGGCGCGGACGATGTACAGCGAAGCGCCCGGCAGCGATCCGATGGAGCTGCTGGACTCCGAGCGGTTCCCCGACGCGCACTCACTTGAGGAACACTTATTGGCGGGCTTCGTACCGACGGTCTACCGGCACCGCGCCGCCGAGCGGACCGCCGACGGGCGCCGGTCCCCGGAGCGGGACTGGGGCGCGGTGCGCGCCGAGCGCTGGCTCGGCCATCTCGCTCACCACCTGGCCCGGCTCGACCGTGAGCAGCAGGATCTCGCCTGGTGGCAGATAGGCAATTCGCTGCCTCTCCCGACACGCGTCATGACGGTCGTGGTGGCGTCCGCCGTGTGCGTCGCCGTCTCCGAGTGGCTCGTCGCCCTCCTGTTCGCGTCGTACACGATCGGCGAGGTCCTGCTGCTGGGCAGCCTGATGGGGTCGGTGGCCGGACTCGCCTTCGGATCCGTGTACGGGCTCATCGCCTCGTTCGGGGCCGAGGAGTTCGAGCCCGCCCAGGTGCGGCTGCGGCTGCCCGGCACCGGGGGCGGCGTCGGCCGCCGGCCGGTCCGCACGTTCACCGCCCGGTTCGGAACCGTACTGCTGGGCGGCTTCGTGATGGGGGTCGGGTGTGCGTGTGCCCTCGTCCTCCAGCGCCGGCTCTACCACGGGCTCCCGCTCGTCGATGATGCGGTGATCAAGGGCATGCTCATCAACATGCTGGCCTTCGGGCTGATCTTCGGGGCGGGCGCCGGGCTGGTGTTCGGGCTCCTGGCCGCGCTCGAAGCGCCGCTGGACATCTCCTCGGCCGCCACGCCGGCCGGTCTGCTGTCCTCGAACCGCGCGACAGTGCGCCGCCAGGTCCTCGTTCTCGTACCGGCGCTCACCCTCGCGATCGCCTTGGTCGGGCATCTGGTCACCTCCCTGCTCCAGGGGGTTCTGGGGCCGATGAACTGGAAGGTGTCGGACGGGCTCGTCATCGGTTCGGTCGGCGGGGTCGGGGGTGCGTTCTCGTACGCGCTCTCCTTCACCGCCTGGGGACGGTGGGTGGTCCTGTGCCGTATCTGGCTGCCTCTGACCGGCAAACTGCCCTGGGACACGGCCGCGTTCCTGGACGACGCCTATCGCCGAGGGGTGCTGCGCCGGGCCGGTGCCGTCTACCAGTTCCGTCATATCCGGCTCCAGCACCATCTGGGCAGGGTGTTCCGGGAGCAGCAGTCCGGCTATGCGCCGGCCACGTTCACGCGCCGGGGGTAG
- a CDS encoding TerD family protein — MAHRLEPLVIRHAHRLPAPFGPEGRGEGAARRFDAALMSVGFKLSAALMEHLSGLAEETVVDTAVRTLDTVREMTGDHVRHNVYFVDFPDNVPDTYDFWMRCLADALADDASRESVLARLSTGVLDLLTLPSYGNYRHTYAEMLAAHDELIAAAGDRMTVLHLGGSPEDEVTALYLALAGSSTPLGEDGLRDLGALAGHCADGPQPEAIPVREVRAVINLARLRAGGDLLLDTVTDVLRLACALSDGDVTLVEPTRFRSLSRPVRRALIAGLDAVVAAAPAKLADVTAHREAFKRLGERLHPHEYPGRPHAADVFAVARGEKEARSFDSHVEELLGLNDVTGAVRLLTAAPGKLFRSLDRLLRVCRTQDERDAVVAAAEQVAPQVSGRVLLSVREHFHNRVRETGGRRVFVNGHGRAWVTADTRPPVPLPERERLTAVLDAQTRSRLPEPEHLLIDPGMLDVALPLSGRATASGLGVLPRGSLSPVDGELLRFFVHWKQTEHRTDYDLSALMLDASYATVSWLSYTALSDVGGVHSGDITDAPDGASEFIDLRLDAVRGTFIVPQVNIFAGEGFEEVEESFFGFMLRDAEQRGRPFEPRTVRMKSELRGPGRVALPLVFLRGSDGRWYAKWLHLYLRGAPHANRVEGNRVSVATLVRGIVERDHLTVRYLTGLMAGRATAVTRWDGVSVPAGPVTYIGRERPDGLHPDSLVITPENLRALIPG, encoded by the coding sequence ATGGCACACCGCCTCGAACCCCTGGTCATCCGGCACGCGCACCGCCTCCCGGCCCCCTTCGGACCCGAAGGCCGGGGCGAGGGCGCGGCACGCCGGTTCGACGCCGCGCTGATGTCCGTCGGTTTCAAGCTCTCGGCCGCCCTGATGGAGCATCTGTCGGGGCTGGCCGAGGAGACCGTCGTCGACACGGCCGTGCGCACGCTGGACACCGTCCGCGAGATGACCGGCGACCATGTCCGGCACAACGTCTACTTCGTCGACTTCCCGGACAATGTGCCGGACACGTACGACTTCTGGATGCGGTGCCTCGCCGACGCGCTCGCCGACGATGCCTCACGGGAGAGCGTCCTTGCCCGGCTCAGCACCGGTGTGCTCGACCTGCTGACCCTCCCGTCGTACGGCAACTACCGGCACACGTACGCCGAGATGCTCGCCGCTCATGACGAGCTGATCGCGGCGGCGGGCGACCGGATGACGGTGCTGCATCTGGGCGGCAGCCCGGAGGACGAGGTCACCGCCCTGTACCTGGCCCTGGCAGGCAGCAGCACCCCGCTGGGCGAGGACGGGCTGCGCGACCTCGGGGCTCTCGCCGGGCACTGTGCCGACGGCCCCCAGCCGGAGGCGATCCCGGTACGGGAGGTCCGTGCCGTCATCAACCTCGCCCGCCTCCGCGCCGGCGGGGACCTGCTGCTGGACACGGTCACCGATGTGCTCCGTCTCGCCTGCGCGTTGTCGGACGGCGATGTGACCCTGGTGGAACCCACCCGGTTCCGGTCGCTGTCCCGGCCGGTCCGCCGCGCCCTGATCGCCGGACTCGACGCGGTCGTCGCGGCGGCCCCCGCCAAGCTCGCCGATGTCACCGCGCACCGCGAGGCGTTCAAGCGGCTCGGCGAGCGCCTCCACCCGCACGAGTACCCGGGCCGGCCGCACGCCGCCGATGTGTTCGCCGTGGCCCGGGGGGAGAAGGAGGCCCGGTCCTTCGACAGCCACGTCGAAGAGCTGCTGGGCCTGAACGACGTCACGGGGGCTGTGCGGCTGCTGACGGCGGCCCCGGGCAAGCTGTTCCGCTCCCTGGACCGTCTGCTGCGCGTCTGCCGCACCCAGGATGAGCGCGATGCCGTCGTGGCCGCTGCCGAGCAGGTCGCCCCGCAGGTCTCCGGCCGGGTCCTGTTGTCGGTCCGCGAGCACTTCCACAACCGTGTGCGGGAGACGGGCGGCCGCCGCGTCTTCGTCAACGGCCACGGCCGGGCCTGGGTCACCGCCGACACCCGCCCTCCCGTGCCGCTGCCCGAGCGCGAGCGCCTGACCGCAGTTCTCGACGCTCAGACGCGCAGCCGCCTTCCGGAGCCGGAGCACCTCCTGATCGACCCCGGCATGCTCGATGTCGCACTCCCGCTCAGCGGCCGGGCGACGGCCTCCGGTCTCGGCGTGCTGCCACGCGGTTCCCTCTCCCCCGTCGACGGTGAGCTGCTGCGCTTCTTCGTCCACTGGAAACAGACGGAGCACAGAACCGACTACGACCTGTCGGCGCTGATGCTGGACGCCTCGTACGCGACCGTCTCCTGGTTGTCGTACACCGCTCTCTCGGACGTCGGGGGCGTGCATTCCGGCGACATCACCGACGCGCCCGACGGCGCCTCGGAGTTCATCGATCTGCGCCTGGACGCCGTGCGCGGCACATTCATCGTTCCGCAGGTCAACATCTTCGCGGGGGAAGGCTTCGAAGAGGTCGAGGAGTCGTTCTTCGGCTTCATGCTGCGCGACGCCGAGCAGCGGGGCCGTCCCTTCGAGCCGCGTACCGTGCGCATGAAGTCGGAACTGCGTGGTCCGGGCCGGGTCGCGCTGCCCCTGGTGTTCCTGCGCGGGAGCGACGGCCGGTGGTACGCCAAGTGGCTCCACCTGTATCTCCGGGGCGCTCCGCACGCCAACCGCGTCGAGGGGAACCGGGTGTCCGTCGCGACGCTGGTGCGGGGCATCGTCGAGCGCGATCACCTCACCGTCCGGTATCTCACCGGCCTGATGGCCGGTCGCGCGACGGCCGTCACGCGCTGGGACGGCGTTTCGGTCCCGGCCGGCCCCGTGACCTACATCGGTCGGGAACGCCCGGACGGGCTGCACCCGGATTCACTGGTCATCACCCCGGAAAACCTGCGTGCCCTGATCCCCGGCTGA
- a CDS encoding M1 family metallopeptidase translates to MHSTTRRHRYPALVGILAGSVLLTAVPSAATAVGAGTGIGDPYFPDDGNPGYDVSHYDVRVAYDPARPDRLTGDTTVSATATGGLDRLNLDLEGFEVGSVTVDGSPAKSFTRSGAHELVITPARRIAKGQHFAVRVRYSGKPVGRSWHRFADGGANVTGEPHSATAWYPANDHPSDKATFRLTATVPDTWTVIGNGRPGPATSSADGTKTFRWYEDKPLATYVSTIAIGKFTVNTSKLADGTPVINAYGPGAVIDPDAEALLPEIIGFLSSKFGPYPFSSAGGIVTGRPIDDGSGPLALETQSRPTYEGMMFDASMVHEYAHQWFGNSVSFSDWRDGCLAECFAQYTNQLWEEKGGADLDTGFYADTVEENRENPGFWNVKLYDPGQGKELDPALYDKGPLMLHALRRTVGDAAFFGTLRRWQKEHRYGNASWPQFEALAKKVSPQRDLTGFFDAWVHGTVIPERKYLYPTSLGAVAAAGDR, encoded by the coding sequence ATGCACAGCACAACGAGACGGCACCGCTATCCCGCGCTGGTGGGCATCCTGGCGGGCAGCGTACTGCTGACCGCCGTGCCCTCCGCGGCCACCGCCGTCGGCGCCGGGACCGGCATCGGGGACCCGTACTTCCCCGACGACGGGAACCCCGGGTACGACGTCTCCCACTACGACGTCCGCGTGGCCTACGACCCGGCCCGCCCCGACCGCCTCACCGGCGACACCACCGTGAGCGCCACGGCCACCGGCGGCCTCGACCGCCTCAACCTGGACCTGGAGGGCTTCGAGGTCGGATCGGTCACCGTCGACGGCAGCCCCGCCAAGAGCTTCACCCGCAGCGGGGCGCACGAACTGGTCATCACCCCGGCCCGCCGGATCGCCAAGGGGCAACACTTCGCCGTACGCGTCCGCTACTCCGGCAAGCCCGTCGGCAGGAGCTGGCACAGATTCGCCGACGGCGGGGCGAACGTGACCGGCGAACCGCACTCCGCCACCGCCTGGTACCCCGCCAACGACCATCCGTCCGACAAGGCCACCTTCCGGCTCACCGCGACGGTCCCCGATACCTGGACCGTGATCGGCAACGGCCGCCCCGGCCCGGCCACCTCATCCGCCGACGGCACCAAGACCTTCCGCTGGTACGAGGACAAGCCGCTCGCCACCTACGTCAGCACCATCGCCATCGGCAAGTTCACCGTCAACACCTCGAAACTGGCCGACGGCACCCCGGTGATCAACGCGTACGGCCCCGGTGCCGTGATCGATCCCGACGCCGAGGCACTGCTCCCGGAGATCATCGGCTTCCTGTCCTCGAAGTTCGGCCCGTATCCCTTCTCCTCGGCCGGCGGCATCGTCACCGGCCGGCCGATCGACGACGGCAGTGGCCCCCTCGCACTGGAGACCCAGAGCCGTCCGACGTACGAGGGCATGATGTTCGACGCCTCGATGGTCCACGAGTACGCCCACCAGTGGTTCGGCAACAGCGTCTCGTTCTCGGACTGGCGCGACGGCTGCCTCGCCGAGTGCTTCGCCCAGTACACGAACCAGCTGTGGGAGGAGAAGGGCGGTGCCGACCTCGACACCGGCTTCTACGCCGACACGGTGGAGGAGAACAGGGAGAACCCCGGGTTCTGGAACGTGAAGCTCTACGACCCGGGCCAGGGCAAGGAACTGGACCCGGCGTTGTACGACAAGGGGCCGCTGATGCTGCACGCCCTGCGGCGGACCGTCGGGGACGCGGCCTTCTTCGGGACCCTCAGGAGATGGCAGAAGGAACACCGTTACGGGAACGCCTCCTGGCCGCAGTTCGAGGCGCTCGCGAAGAAGGTCTCGCCGCAGCGGGACCTCACCGGGTTCTTCGACGCCTGGGTGCACGGCACCGTCATTCCGGAGCGGAAATACCTGTACCCCACGAGCCTCGGCGCCGTCGCGGCGGCAGGGGACCGGTAG
- a CDS encoding M20/M25/M40 family metallo-hydrolase, producing the protein MDISRRIRRTGVVLGLCAALAAAPAAAASPPPEQKSPHAPVVTTEQVMPHLRALQAVADRTGGNRAHGTRGFQQSLTYVKGVLDRAGFRTSLRPFTHNGAPGYNLIADWPGGDPDHVVLVGAHLDSVEAGPGMNDNGSGSAAVLATAVAMSRAGVAPERHLRFAWWGAEEQGLIGSKDYVGKLSAAERKEIDVYLNFDMTGTRSVRQWLVVHDEPRATEAFEAYFAAEGLPTFDVGIGGSDHESFGDAGIPVSGFSTGLGDCYHDACDRIGNVDPGVQTLSANAVLGVTWQLVTH; encoded by the coding sequence ATGGACATATCCCGCCGGATCCGGCGCACGGGCGTGGTGCTCGGCCTGTGTGCGGCCCTGGCCGCCGCCCCCGCCGCAGCCGCGTCCCCACCCCCGGAGCAGAAGTCGCCGCACGCCCCCGTGGTCACCACGGAACAGGTCATGCCGCACCTGCGGGCCCTCCAGGCCGTCGCGGACCGTACCGGCGGCAACCGCGCCCACGGCACCAGGGGATTCCAGCAGTCGCTGACGTATGTGAAGGGTGTGCTGGACAGGGCGGGCTTCCGTACGAGTCTGCGGCCGTTCACGCACAACGGCGCCCCCGGGTACAACCTCATCGCGGACTGGCCGGGCGGCGACCCGGACCACGTCGTTCTCGTCGGCGCCCATCTCGACAGCGTCGAGGCGGGGCCCGGAATGAACGACAACGGCTCCGGCTCGGCCGCCGTGCTCGCCACCGCCGTCGCCATGTCGCGGGCGGGCGTCGCGCCCGAGCGTCACCTGCGGTTCGCCTGGTGGGGTGCGGAGGAACAGGGCCTGATCGGCTCCAAGGACTATGTGGGCAAGCTCTCCGCCGCCGAGCGAAAGGAGATCGACGTCTATCTCAACTTCGACATGACCGGCACCAGGAGCGTGCGGCAGTGGCTTGTCGTCCATGACGAGCCCAGGGCCACGGAGGCGTTCGAGGCGTACTTCGCGGCCGAGGGGCTGCCCACGTTCGACGTCGGTATCGGAGGTTCGGACCACGAGTCCTTCGGCGACGCCGGAATCCCGGTCTCCGGCTTCAGCACCGGCCTCGGCGACTGCTACCACGACGCGTGCGACCGTATCGGCAACGTGGACCCCGGAGTCCAGACCCTCAGCGCCAACGCCGTCCTCGGTGTGACCTGGCAGCTCGTCACCCACTGA
- a CDS encoding bifunctional 2-polyprenyl-6-hydroxyphenol methylase/3-demethylubiquinol 3-O-methyltransferase UbiG: MRQNQIWNTEAARSYDTPGTGMFAPETLDPVLDRLAELADGGRVLEFAIGTGRVAVPLVRRGVPVTGIELSQPMIDRLRTKADAATIPVVVGDMATAGAPGTFQLVFLVYNTISNLLTQAEQVACFRNAARHLAPGGRFVIELWVPELRKLPPGQQAVVWQSETGYIGLDTYDVLRQQVVSHHFRFDDDGTSQVFRSPHRYIWPAELDLMAELAGFELESRHADWRGGEFTADSRSHVSVYRLPHG; encoded by the coding sequence ATGCGACAGAACCAGATCTGGAACACCGAAGCCGCCCGGAGCTATGACACGCCCGGCACCGGAATGTTCGCGCCGGAGACCCTGGACCCGGTGCTCGACCGTCTCGCCGAACTCGCCGATGGCGGGCGGGTGCTGGAGTTCGCCATCGGAACCGGCCGTGTGGCCGTCCCGCTCGTACGGCGCGGAGTGCCGGTCACCGGCATCGAGCTGTCACAGCCGATGATCGACCGGCTGCGGACGAAGGCGGATGCCGCGACGATCCCGGTCGTCGTGGGAGACATGGCGACCGCCGGAGCCCCCGGCACATTCCAGCTGGTCTTTCTCGTCTACAACACCATCTCCAACCTGCTCACCCAGGCGGAACAGGTCGCCTGCTTCCGCAATGCCGCCCGCCACCTCGCACCGGGCGGACGGTTCGTGATCGAGCTGTGGGTCCCGGAACTGAGGAAGCTCCCGCCGGGACAACAGGCCGTGGTCTGGCAGTCCGAGACCGGCTACATCGGTCTGGACACCTACGACGTGCTGCGCCAGCAAGTCGTCTCCCACCACTTCCGGTTCGACGACGACGGGACGTCGCAGGTGTTCCGCAGCCCGCACCGCTACATCTGGCCCGCAGAGCTGGACCTCATGGCCGAGTTGGCGGGCTTCGAGCTGGAATCCCGGCACGCCGACTGGCGGGGAGGCGAGTTCACCGCCGATTCGCGCTCACATGTCTCCGTCTACCGGCTCCCACACGGGTAG
- a CDS encoding M55 family metallopeptidase: protein MKILISVDIEGVSGIVHPTETNPDRYDFERGRALMTAEANAVVAGVLDAEPSAEVLVADAHGTYRSLLPEELDRRVRLVRGKPRPFGMLGGLDEDTDAVFLIGYHARAGGGPGVLSHSMSDDILDVRVAGRSLGEIGLNTAMAGHLGVPVVLLSGDDAACAELLALVPAAATVPVKQALGQAAAVTLHPEVARERLREAAAEAVRRTVPVPPLTIAGPLDVEIDLHNPSTADLATLVPGVSRAEGSRTVTFTAADFADAYKLVLLFVQLATIKPR, encoded by the coding sequence ATGAAGATCCTTATCTCGGTCGATATCGAAGGCGTTTCGGGGATCGTGCATCCCACCGAGACGAACCCGGACCGCTACGACTTCGAACGAGGCCGGGCACTGATGACGGCCGAAGCGAACGCCGTGGTCGCCGGAGTCCTGGACGCCGAACCGTCCGCCGAGGTTCTGGTCGCCGACGCCCATGGCACGTACCGCAGTCTGCTGCCGGAGGAACTGGACCGACGGGTACGGCTGGTACGCGGGAAGCCGCGCCCGTTCGGCATGCTCGGGGGGCTGGACGAGGACACCGACGCCGTGTTCCTGATCGGCTATCACGCCCGTGCCGGCGGCGGGCCCGGCGTGCTGTCGCACTCCATGAGCGACGACATCCTCGATGTGCGCGTGGCCGGACGTTCCCTGGGGGAGATCGGTCTCAACACGGCCATGGCAGGGCACCTGGGCGTGCCGGTCGTACTGCTCAGCGGCGACGACGCGGCCTGCGCCGAACTCCTCGCCCTGGTCCCCGCCGCGGCCACCGTTCCGGTCAAGCAGGCACTCGGCCAGGCCGCCGCTGTCACCCTGCACCCCGAGGTGGCCCGGGAGCGCCTGCGCGAGGCGGCCGCCGAAGCGGTGAGGCGGACCGTGCCGGTCCCGCCGCTGACCATCGCCGGGCCGCTCGATGTCGAGATCGATCTCCACAACCCGTCCACGGCCGACCTGGCGACACTCGTACCGGGAGTCTCCCGCGCCGAGGGCAGCCGGACGGTCACCTTCACCGCCGCCGACTTCGCCGATGCCTACAAACTGGTCCTCCTCTTCGTACAGCTCGCCACCATCAAGCCGCGCTGA
- a CDS encoding cold shock domain-containing protein: MSERCEGIVQFYSSAEGYGFVVPHGRKEPLYLTADDIDAERRVLSEGQLVSFVIELGQGRFVARNVRP, translated from the coding sequence GTGAGCGAGCGCTGCGAGGGGATCGTTCAGTTCTACAGCTCCGCCGAGGGGTACGGATTCGTCGTCCCGCACGGCCGCAAGGAGCCGCTGTACCTCACGGCTGACGACATCGACGCCGAACGCCGGGTCCTCTCGGAGGGCCAACTGGTGTCCTTCGTCATCGAACTCGGCCAGGGCAGGTTCGTGGCCCGGAACGTCCGCCCATGA